The Geotrypetes seraphini chromosome 6, aGeoSer1.1, whole genome shotgun sequence genome includes a window with the following:
- the SMPX gene encoding small muscular protein, whose protein sequence is MSNQPTSNVRAIQANINIPMGAFRPASGQPPKRKAFTPEADETVPVPASEEEEKKPFPGAVKLPGPAINLSEIQNRRSGLKFVPRAEEQ, encoded by the exons ATGTCTAATCAGCCAACGTCAAATGTGAGAGCCATTCAG GCAAATATCAATATCCCGATGGGAGCATTTCGGCCAGCATCTGGCCAGCCACCCAAAAGAAAAGCTTTCACACCAGAAGCGGATGAG ACAGTTCCTGTTCCTGCTTCCGAGGAAGAAGAGAAGAAACCATTTCCTGGAGCTGTGAAGCTCCCAGGGCCAGCTATTAACCTCTCAGAGATTCAGAACAGAAGAAGTGGACTCAAATTTGTTCCCAGAGCTGAAGAGCAATAG